One Streptomyces sp. CNQ-509 DNA window includes the following coding sequences:
- the paaI gene encoding hydroxyphenylacetyl-CoA thioesterase PaaI, whose translation MTSPHDGTTVFAADAAARRHGIELLEAAPGAAVLRMAVTAEMANGHGIAHGGYVFLLADTAFACACNSRGVAVAAGADITYAAPAHVGDVLVARAEERVRFGRNGVYDVRVLRGAEVIAEFRGRSRIVRDPSTGARGPYGAGGSGVNGEHDGTGPEGRA comes from the coding sequence CGACGGTGTTCGCGGCCGACGCCGCGGCCCGCCGCCACGGCATCGAACTGCTGGAGGCCGCGCCGGGCGCCGCGGTGCTGCGGATGGCGGTCACGGCGGAGATGGCCAACGGCCACGGCATCGCCCACGGCGGCTACGTCTTCCTCCTCGCCGACACCGCGTTCGCCTGCGCGTGCAACAGCCGCGGGGTCGCCGTCGCGGCGGGCGCGGACATCACGTACGCGGCGCCCGCGCACGTCGGGGACGTGCTGGTGGCGCGGGCGGAGGAGCGGGTGCGCTTCGGCCGGAACGGGGTCTACGACGTGCGGGTGCTGCGCGGCGCCGAGGTGATCGCGGAGTTCCGCGGCCGGAGCCGTATCGTCCGCGACCCGTCGACGGGCGCGCGGGGCCCGTACGGAGCAGGCGGCAGCGGGGTGAACGGCGAGCACGACGGGACAGGACCGGAGGGACGCGCGTGA
- the paaK gene encoding phenylacetate--CoA ligase PaaK: MTPGELAAYQLDRLRATLRHAYDNVPLYRRKFDAAGVTPDDCRTLADLARFPFTTKDDLREGYPFGMFAVPVSDVRRLHASSGTTGLPTVVGYTAADLDTWSGLVARSIRAAGGRPGHRVHVAYGYGLFTGGLGAHYGAERLGCTVIPASGGMTARQVQLIRDFAPEVIMVTPSYMLTIIDEFERQGLDPRAGSLRVGIFGAEPWTEEMRHEIEERAGLDAVDIYGLSEVIGPGVAQECVETKDGLHVWEDHFLPEIVDPVTDEVRAAGEGGELVFTSLTKEAMPVVRYRTRDLSRLLPGTARPAFRRMEKVTGRCDDMIILRGVNVFPSQIEEIVLRTPGVAPHFQLRLTRHGRLDRMTIRAEARPGAPAEQWTAAGEAIARRVREGVGVGVEVEVVAPETLERSVGKIRRVVDEREG, encoded by the coding sequence ATGACCCCCGGCGAGCTGGCGGCGTACCAACTCGACCGCCTCCGCGCCACGCTCCGCCACGCGTACGACAACGTCCCCCTCTACCGCCGCAAGTTCGACGCCGCAGGCGTCACCCCCGACGACTGCCGCACGCTCGCCGATCTCGCGCGCTTCCCCTTCACCACCAAGGACGACCTCCGCGAGGGCTACCCCTTCGGGATGTTCGCCGTCCCCGTCTCGGACGTCCGCCGGCTGCACGCCTCCAGCGGCACCACCGGCCTGCCCACCGTCGTCGGCTACACGGCGGCCGACCTCGACACCTGGTCGGGACTCGTCGCCCGCTCCATCCGCGCCGCGGGCGGCAGGCCCGGGCACCGGGTGCATGTCGCGTACGGCTACGGGCTCTTCACCGGCGGCCTCGGCGCCCACTACGGCGCGGAACGCCTCGGCTGCACCGTCATCCCCGCCTCCGGCGGGATGACCGCGCGGCAGGTGCAGCTCATCCGGGACTTCGCGCCCGAGGTCATCATGGTCACGCCCTCCTACATGCTGACGATCATCGACGAGTTCGAGCGCCAGGGCCTCGACCCGCGCGCCGGCTCGCTGCGCGTCGGTATCTTCGGTGCCGAGCCGTGGACGGAGGAGATGCGGCACGAGATCGAGGAGCGGGCCGGTCTCGACGCGGTGGACATCTACGGGCTCTCGGAAGTGATCGGGCCCGGCGTCGCGCAGGAGTGCGTGGAGACCAAGGACGGGCTGCACGTGTGGGAGGACCATTTCCTGCCGGAGATCGTGGACCCGGTGACGGACGAGGTGCGGGCGGCGGGCGAGGGCGGCGAGCTGGTGTTCACGTCGCTCACGAAGGAGGCCATGCCGGTCGTCCGCTACCGCACCCGCGACCTCAGCCGGCTGCTGCCGGGCACGGCGCGGCCGGCGTTCCGGCGGATGGAGAAGGTCACCGGACGCTGCGACGACATGATCATCCTGCGCGGCGTCAACGTCTTCCCGAGCCAGATCGAGGAGATCGTGCTCCGCACCCCCGGGGTGGCACCGCACTTCCAGTTGCGGCTGACCCGCCACGGCCGTCTCGACCGGATGACGATACGGGCCGAGGCCCGGCCGGGGGCGCCGGCGGAGCAGTGGACGGCGGCGGGCGAGGCGATCGCGCGGCGGGTGCGGGAGGGCGTGGGGGTCGGCGTGGAGGTGGAGGTCGTGGCGCCGGAGACGCTGGAGCGGTCGGTGGGCAAGATCCGCAGGGTGGTGGACGAACGGGAGGGCTAG